A stretch of Myxococcus hansupus DNA encodes these proteins:
- a CDS encoding glutamate--cysteine ligase translates to MSLDLKRAASEPISSVDMLVAGFRAAEKPRGAHRLGLEHEKFIYPVGGAEPPTYEGAQGVGALLNRVSAAGYTPFRETPESPVIALQRGGATISLEPGGQLELSGSPFVTAREAHAENLTHLSEVSAAADALGLRLVFLGYRPFGTTAQMPWMPKTRYLIMRRTLPERGRLALNMMLMTSTGQVSLDWADEADCVRKTVVVARLAPLMNALYANSPIVEGKPSGYMSFRNRVWDEVDPTRCGYLPAFFDGSFSYQAYVEWALDAPLLFLRRNNEYLYPKMTFRQLLKDGFEGKPPDLNDWTDHLSTLFPEVRLKTVVEVRGADCVNPAMTGALAALWRGILYDATALEEAERLLPKLSYADHLAFHDTARREGLAGRMGTQEIHRLAAEMVAISRRGLERLDALDAPLLEPLAEVAASGRSPAQAVLEAWEKNPRPEALLDGFGR, encoded by the coding sequence ATGTCTCTCGACCTCAAGCGCGCGGCCTCAGAGCCCATCTCCTCTGTCGACATGCTGGTGGCCGGTTTCCGTGCCGCCGAAAAGCCCCGCGGAGCGCACCGACTGGGGCTCGAGCATGAGAAGTTCATCTATCCCGTCGGGGGCGCGGAGCCCCCCACCTATGAAGGTGCGCAGGGCGTTGGCGCGCTGCTGAACCGGGTGTCCGCCGCGGGGTACACCCCGTTCCGGGAGACGCCGGAGTCGCCCGTCATTGCGTTGCAGCGGGGGGGCGCCACCATCTCCCTGGAGCCCGGCGGCCAGTTGGAGCTGTCCGGCAGCCCCTTCGTCACCGCGCGGGAGGCCCACGCGGAGAACCTCACGCACCTGTCGGAGGTGTCGGCCGCCGCCGACGCGCTGGGGTTGCGGCTCGTGTTCCTGGGCTACCGCCCCTTCGGCACGACGGCGCAGATGCCGTGGATGCCGAAGACGCGCTACCTCATCATGCGCCGCACCCTGCCGGAGCGCGGCCGGCTGGCGCTGAACATGATGTTGATGACGTCCACCGGCCAGGTGTCGCTGGACTGGGCGGACGAGGCGGACTGTGTCCGCAAGACGGTGGTGGTGGCCCGGCTGGCCCCACTGATGAATGCGCTGTACGCCAACAGCCCCATCGTGGAGGGCAAGCCCTCGGGCTACATGTCCTTCCGCAACCGCGTCTGGGACGAGGTGGACCCCACGCGCTGTGGCTACCTGCCCGCGTTCTTCGACGGCTCCTTCTCCTACCAGGCCTACGTGGAGTGGGCGCTGGACGCGCCGCTGCTCTTCCTGCGGCGGAACAACGAGTACCTGTACCCGAAGATGACCTTCCGGCAGTTGCTGAAGGACGGCTTCGAGGGCAAGCCGCCCGACCTGAACGACTGGACGGACCACCTGTCCACGCTCTTCCCCGAGGTGCGGCTGAAGACGGTGGTCGAGGTGCGCGGGGCGGACTGTGTGAATCCCGCGATGACGGGGGCGCTCGCCGCGCTCTGGCGGGGCATCCTCTATGACGCCACCGCGCTGGAGGAGGCCGAGCGGCTCCTTCCGAAGCTGAGCTACGCCGACCACCTGGCGTTCCATGACACGGCCCGGCGCGAGGGGCTGGCGGGGCGCATGGGCACGCAGGAGATTCACCGGTTGGCGGCGGAGATGGTGGCCATCTCCCGGCGAGGCCTGGAGCGGCTGGATGCGCTGGACGCGCCGCTGCTGGAGCCCCTCGCCGAGGTGGCCGCGTCAGGGCGTTCGCCCGCGCAAGCGGTGCTCGAGGCGTGGGAGAAGAACCCCCGCCCCGAGGCGCTGCTCGACGGCTTCGGACGGTGA
- a CDS encoding EI24 domain-containing protein: protein MSPHSVLPHVAPEPRLSDFFQGLGLLGRAFSLILRDRRLFLLSALCAAVTAVALVGLVWLLWTYAPGALASVWARPESWYGRAAWSTVLILSSLVLWVVGANVVPPLLLAPLQDPLSEMTEEAWGGSPGAAFTLGGFLRGLVTGIAHTLARLFFLLAGLAILLPLHLIPGVGSVLWTVLGSLWTTMWMAGEFLAAPMTRHLYPFAEVRRMMRERRALCLGLGAGIYVLLWVPILNTFFLPVAIVAGTLLYGGLREARLLPPPPGASSTAALK, encoded by the coding sequence ATGAGCCCACATTCCGTCCTCCCCCACGTCGCCCCCGAGCCCCGCCTGTCCGATTTCTTCCAGGGGTTGGGACTGCTTGGCCGGGCCTTTTCCCTCATCCTGCGCGACCGCCGGCTGTTCCTCCTGTCCGCCCTGTGCGCCGCCGTCACCGCCGTGGCCCTGGTGGGGCTCGTCTGGCTGCTGTGGACCTACGCCCCCGGCGCCCTGGCCTCCGTCTGGGCCCGCCCGGAGAGCTGGTACGGCCGGGCCGCCTGGTCCACCGTGCTCATCCTGTCCTCCCTGGTGCTCTGGGTGGTGGGAGCGAACGTGGTGCCGCCGCTCCTGCTGGCCCCCCTCCAGGACCCCCTGTCCGAAATGACCGAGGAGGCGTGGGGCGGCAGCCCGGGCGCGGCCTTCACCCTGGGGGGATTCCTGCGCGGGCTCGTCACCGGCATTGCCCACACGCTCGCGCGCCTGTTCTTCCTCCTCGCGGGCCTGGCCATCCTCCTGCCCCTCCATCTGATCCCCGGCGTGGGCAGCGTCCTGTGGACGGTGCTCGGCAGCCTGTGGACCACGATGTGGATGGCGGGCGAGTTCCTGGCCGCCCCCATGACGCGCCACCTCTACCCCTTCGCGGAGGTGCGCCGGATGATGCGCGAGCGCCGGGCGCTCTGCCTGGGACTGGGCGCGGGCATCTACGTCCTGCTCTGGGTGCCCATCCTCAACACCTTCTTCCTGCCCGTGGCCATCGTCGCCGGCACCCTGCTCTACGGCGGCCTGCGCGAGGCCCGGCTGCTGCCACCCCCTCCAGGAGCGTCCTCTACCGCTGCGTTGAAATAA